A genomic segment from Geitlerinema sp. PCC 7407 encodes:
- a CDS encoding VWA domain-containing protein, translated as MDENERLRRWRLILGGDAAGSLCSGGPGEGEGSGDRLSEGDRAMDLALEALYDRRSLGSDRQGGLGGSAPNVARWLGDIRTYFPTSVVRVMQQDALERLNLQQMLLEPEMLQAVQPDVHLVANLIALGSIMPTETKETARAVVQQVVDELLRKLSSPMEQAVKGSLNRALRNRRPRHNEIDWQRTIRANLRHYQPEYRTIIPETRIGFGRKRSALRDIILCVDQSGSMATSVVYASIFAAVLASLPAVKTQLVVFDTSIVDLTEMLQDPIEVLFGTQLGGGTDINRALGYCQGLIRKPQETVLVLISDLYEGGNPQEMLKRVGAIAASGVQFITLLALNDDGAPYFDHNHAAKFAALGVPSFACTPDQFPDLMAAALSRQDIGQWAAKQSIVTSRAKD; from the coding sequence ATGGACGAAAACGAACGACTCCGGCGCTGGCGCTTGATCCTGGGCGGCGATGCCGCAGGCAGTCTGTGCAGCGGCGGTCCCGGCGAGGGCGAGGGCTCAGGCGATCGCCTCAGTGAGGGCGATCGCGCCATGGATCTGGCCCTGGAGGCCCTCTACGATCGCCGCAGCCTGGGGAGCGATCGCCAGGGCGGCCTCGGCGGCTCCGCTCCCAATGTTGCCCGCTGGCTCGGCGACATCCGCACCTACTTCCCCACCTCCGTCGTCCGGGTCATGCAGCAGGACGCCCTCGAGCGGCTCAACCTCCAGCAGATGCTCCTAGAGCCAGAAATGCTCCAGGCCGTCCAGCCCGACGTCCATCTGGTGGCCAACCTGATCGCCCTGGGCAGCATCATGCCCACCGAAACCAAAGAAACCGCTCGGGCCGTGGTACAGCAGGTGGTCGATGAGCTCCTGCGCAAGCTCTCCAGTCCCATGGAGCAGGCCGTCAAGGGCAGCCTCAACCGAGCCCTGCGCAACCGCCGCCCCCGCCACAACGAAATCGACTGGCAGCGCACCATCCGGGCCAACCTGCGACACTACCAGCCCGAGTACCGCACCATCATTCCAGAAACCCGCATCGGCTTTGGCCGCAAGCGATCGGCCCTGCGAGACATTATTTTGTGCGTGGACCAAAGCGGCTCCATGGCCACCTCCGTTGTCTACGCCAGCATTTTCGCCGCCGTCCTGGCGTCCCTGCCCGCCGTCAAAACCCAGCTAGTTGTCTTTGACACCTCCATCGTGGATCTCACCGAGATGCTCCAAGACCCCATCGAGGTCCTCTTTGGGACGCAGCTGGGCGGCGGCACCGACATCAACCGGGCGCTGGGGTACTGCCAGGGCCTAATTCGCAAGCCCCAGGAAACGGTGCTGGTGCTGATCAGCGACCTCTACGAAGGCGGCAACCCCCAGGAAATGCTCAAGCGCGTGGGGGCGATCGCCGCTTCGGGGGTCCAGTTCATCACCCTCCTCGCCCTCAATGACGACGGCGCGCCCTACTTTGACCACAACCACGCCGCCAAATTCGCCGCCCTCGGCGTCCCTTCCTTTGCCTGCACGCCGGACCAGTTCCCCGACCTCATGGCCGCTGCCCTTAGTCGCCAGGACATCGGCCAGTGGGCCGCCAAGCAAAGTATCGTCACCAGCCGCGCCAAGGACTGA
- a CDS encoding DUF5682 family protein, translated as MAESVQIFGIRHHGPGSARSLVRSLTAMAPDVILIEGPPEANEVLPLAAIAGMRPPVALLVYAPESPQAAAYYPFAVFSPEWQAIQYGLKHQIPVRMIDLPQTHQLALRAAKAPPEGEPPTEPAAEASEPSPDTPDDPKATAAETGEESPALHQDPLFWLAQAAGYTDSEQWWEALVEQRQDSTDVFLAIQEAITELRQTLERDHPLPTVDTATTADPQELREAQREAFMRQSLRQAQKEGFQRIAIVCGAWHVPALASPLPPAKQDSALLKGLPKIKVEATWVPWTYGRLALGSGYGAGIHAPGWYHHLWTARDQITTRWLTQVARRLRREDLDASSASVIEAVRLAEALAALRDRPLPSLDELNEAAQTVLCFGDAMPMRLIHEGLIISDRLGHVPPETPMVPILQDFRRLQRRLKLPDRTEPKKPLELDLRQPTGLERSYLLHRLRLLNIPWGDRQRTSSKGTFKEAWRLDWKPELAIAFIEASQWGTNLYEAASQYASHCADTAPNLPSLTELLDQVLLAALPEATTHLMERLQEEAAVASDVVHLMGALPPLANLLRYSDVRQTDTRIVSHVVDGLVVRICIGLPLACASLNDAAALEMFKHLITTHSTLKLLQNEEHLSTWRSLLQQMADQETLHGLLAGRCCRLLLDDGLLSPEDTARRMGLALSVAVEPVHAAAWVEGFLQGSGLMLLHDEAIWQVLDRWVISLGAETFVTLLPLLRRTFTTFPIGERRQMADRIQQGGLARGPQTTARFDEATFDRDRADAVLPLVAQLLGLRFP; from the coding sequence ATGGCTGAGTCTGTACAGATTTTTGGCATTCGGCACCACGGCCCCGGGTCGGCCCGCAGCTTGGTGCGATCGCTCACGGCGATGGCGCCGGACGTGATCCTCATCGAAGGCCCCCCAGAAGCCAATGAGGTCTTGCCGCTGGCAGCGATCGCCGGTATGCGTCCCCCGGTGGCGCTGCTGGTCTACGCGCCGGAGTCTCCCCAAGCAGCGGCCTACTATCCTTTTGCGGTCTTTTCGCCGGAGTGGCAGGCGATCCAGTACGGCCTGAAGCACCAGATTCCCGTGCGGATGATCGACTTGCCCCAAACCCACCAGCTCGCCCTGCGGGCCGCCAAAGCGCCCCCCGAGGGCGAGCCCCCGACCGAGCCCGCCGCCGAGGCCAGCGAGCCATCGCCAGACACGCCCGATGACCCAAAGGCTACCGCCGCCGAAACCGGTGAGGAATCCCCTGCCCTGCACCAAGATCCGCTCTTTTGGCTGGCCCAAGCGGCGGGCTACACCGACAGCGAGCAGTGGTGGGAAGCGCTGGTGGAGCAGCGCCAGGACAGCACCGATGTTTTTCTGGCAATTCAGGAAGCCATTACCGAGCTGCGCCAAACCCTAGAGCGCGATCACCCTTTGCCCACGGTGGATACGGCCACCACGGCAGATCCCCAGGAGCTGCGAGAAGCCCAGCGGGAAGCGTTTATGCGCCAGAGCCTGCGTCAGGCCCAAAAAGAGGGCTTCCAGCGGATCGCCATCGTTTGCGGGGCGTGGCACGTGCCCGCCCTGGCCAGCCCCCTGCCCCCCGCCAAACAGGACAGCGCCCTGCTCAAGGGCCTGCCCAAAATCAAGGTCGAGGCGACCTGGGTGCCCTGGACCTATGGCCGGCTGGCCCTGGGCAGCGGCTACGGCGCCGGCATTCACGCCCCCGGCTGGTACCACCACCTGTGGACGGCCCGCGACCAGATCACCACGCGCTGGCTGACCCAGGTGGCGCGGCGACTGCGACGCGAAGATCTGGATGCTTCGTCGGCCAGCGTGATCGAGGCGGTGCGCCTCGCCGAAGCCCTGGCGGCCCTGCGCGATCGCCCGCTGCCCAGCCTCGACGAGCTCAACGAAGCGGCCCAGACGGTGCTGTGCTTTGGCGATGCCATGCCGATGCGCCTGATCCACGAGGGCCTGATCATCAGCGATCGCCTGGGGCACGTGCCGCCGGAAACCCCGATGGTGCCGATTTTGCAAGACTTTCGGCGACTCCAGCGCCGCCTGAAGCTGCCCGATCGCACCGAACCCAAGAAGCCCCTAGAGCTGGATTTGCGCCAGCCCACGGGCCTTGAGCGGTCCTATTTGCTCCACCGGCTGCGGCTGCTGAATATTCCCTGGGGCGATCGCCAGCGCACCAGCAGCAAAGGCACCTTCAAGGAAGCCTGGCGGCTGGACTGGAAACCGGAGTTGGCGATCGCCTTCATCGAGGCCAGTCAGTGGGGCACCAACCTCTACGAAGCGGCCAGCCAGTACGCGTCCCACTGCGCCGACACCGCGCCGAACCTGCCCAGCCTGACTGAGCTCCTCGACCAGGTCCTGCTGGCGGCCCTGCCCGAGGCCACCACCCACCTGATGGAGCGCCTCCAGGAGGAGGCCGCCGTCGCCAGCGACGTGGTCCACCTGATGGGGGCACTGCCGCCCCTGGCCAATCTGCTGCGCTACAGCGATGTGCGCCAAACCGACACCCGCATCGTGTCCCACGTCGTCGATGGGCTGGTGGTGCGGATTTGCATCGGCTTGCCCCTGGCCTGCGCCTCCCTCAACGACGCGGCGGCCCTGGAGATGTTCAAGCATCTGATCACCACCCACAGCACCCTCAAGCTGCTGCAAAACGAAGAGCACCTCAGCACGTGGCGATCGCTCCTCCAGCAGATGGCGGACCAGGAAACCCTTCATGGGCTGCTGGCGGGCCGCTGCTGTCGCCTGCTCCTCGACGATGGCCTGCTCTCGCCCGAGGACACCGCCCGCCGCATGGGGCTGGCGCTGTCGGTGGCCGTCGAGCCGGTCCACGCAGCGGCCTGGGTGGAGGGATTCTTGCAGGGGAGCGGCCTAATGCTGCTCCACGACGAGGCGATCTGGCAGGTGCTCGATCGCTGGGTGATCTCCCTGGGCGCTGAGACCTTTGTGACCTTGCTGCCCCTGCTGCGCCGCACCTTTACGACCTTCCCCATCGGCGAGCGCCGCCAAATGGCCGATCGCATCCAGCAGGGCGGTTTGGCCCGCGGCCCCCAGACCACGGCCCGCTTTGACGAGGCGACCTTCGATCGCGATCGCGCCGATGCGGTGCTGCCCCTGGTGGCCCAGCTTCTCGGCCTCCGGTTTCCCTAG
- a CDS encoding AAA family ATPase, producing MPTSKAKAKPAPEPATAVLRQHAETQFAEELEAIAAVDTRHRPPNWKLSPWAVSTYLLGGTLDNGFVVSPKYIGSTRIIEVAIATLTTDRALLLYGVPGTAKSWVSEHLAAAITGDSTLLIQGTAGTSEEAIRYGWNYARLLAEGPSMAALVPSPLMNAMEAGKIARVEELTRIPADVQDTLITVLSEKTLPIAELGQEVQARKGFNLIATANNRDKGVNELSSALKRRFNTVILPVPSTSDEEVDIVQRRVESLGRALELPAEAPALEEIRRVVTIFRELRNGVSEDGKTKLKSPSGTLSTAEAISVVSSGLALAAHFGDGRLGAEDLAAGILGAVVKDPVQDTVVWKEYLEAVVKERDGWKDIYRACRELS from the coding sequence ATGCCAACCTCGAAAGCCAAAGCCAAACCCGCCCCTGAGCCCGCCACCGCTGTTTTGCGCCAGCACGCCGAGACCCAGTTTGCTGAGGAGCTGGAGGCGATCGCCGCCGTGGATACCCGCCACCGCCCGCCCAACTGGAAGCTCTCCCCCTGGGCCGTGTCCACCTATTTGCTGGGCGGCACCCTGGACAACGGCTTCGTGGTCTCGCCCAAGTACATCGGCAGCACCCGAATCATCGAAGTGGCGATCGCCACCCTCACCACCGATCGCGCCCTGCTGCTCTACGGCGTCCCCGGCACCGCCAAGTCCTGGGTCTCCGAGCACCTAGCCGCCGCCATCACCGGCGACTCCACCCTGCTGATCCAGGGCACCGCAGGCACCAGCGAAGAGGCCATCCGCTACGGCTGGAACTACGCCCGACTGCTGGCCGAAGGCCCCTCCATGGCCGCCCTGGTGCCCAGCCCCCTGATGAACGCCATGGAGGCAGGCAAGATCGCCCGCGTGGAGGAGCTGACCCGAATTCCAGCGGACGTCCAGGACACGCTGATCACCGTGCTCTCCGAGAAAACCCTGCCGATCGCCGAGCTGGGCCAAGAAGTGCAGGCCCGCAAAGGCTTTAACCTGATCGCCACCGCCAACAACCGAGACAAGGGGGTCAACGAGCTCTCCAGCGCCCTCAAGCGGCGCTTCAACACCGTGATCTTGCCGGTCCCAAGCACCAGCGACGAAGAGGTAGACATCGTGCAGCGGCGGGTCGAAAGCCTGGGCCGAGCCCTAGAGCTGCCCGCCGAGGCCCCGGCCCTGGAGGAAATTCGGCGGGTGGTGACGATCTTTCGGGAGCTGCGCAACGGCGTCTCCGAAGACGGCAAAACCAAGCTGAAGTCGCCCTCGGGAACCCTGAGCACCGCCGAAGCGATTTCGGTGGTCAGCAGCGGTCTGGCGCTGGCGGCGCACTTCGGGGATGGCCGACTGGGAGCAGAGGACTTGGCCGCTGGCATCCTGGGTGCCGTGGTGAAAGACCCCGTCCAGGATACGGTGGTCTGGAAGGAGTACCTGGAGGCCGTAGTGAAGGAGCGCGACGGCTGGAAAGACATTTATCGGGCCTGCCGTGAGTTGTCCTAG
- a CDS encoding DUF5691 domain-containing protein produces the protein MKFWETLVGIALLGTERQGVERPTSEDPLLGLIAQLDPVQPEHTVLSAAGAIALHRQAGQRPSLNPQAALPIPSEPEVWPPCQGPTVRHLELVLSGAYSDLLPEMVQLMVQHGWRAPENTLPDLLEQGRNNSPLREELLHVVGKRGRWLAAQNPQWEYAAADWSGLEANTLPPDLVQVWAASNRTTRQMLLRLWRSQAPNLAREHLAAHWGAEMARDRAKLLETLQVGLSPEDEGFLEAALDDRSKDVRRVAADLLVRLPGSAFCHRMVERGRSHLRLTLGGDRPQIAVTPPTACGPDLQREGLDPKPPSGKGEKAWWLQQLVGSLPLTFWSQSAPPVAIVSALLDHDWQGPLLTGLALAAERQGSAAWAEALLTGAGDRLDATQTAGLAEVLPSDRREAWLMQRFESTPASPDADNAHFLWAAQYRRDWSAGFSRQIIARMAHYIQHVEHTHWEMRMTLPKFARFMAPDAEVIADALTLVTAAEGRSDGYWIEPMQNFVAMLQFRQEMHHAFGDRP, from the coding sequence GTGAAATTTTGGGAAACCCTCGTGGGCATTGCTCTGTTGGGCACAGAGCGCCAGGGCGTCGAGCGACCCACCTCGGAGGACCCCCTGCTGGGTCTGATCGCCCAGCTCGATCCGGTCCAGCCCGAGCACACCGTGCTGAGCGCAGCCGGGGCGATCGCCCTGCATCGCCAGGCCGGTCAGCGCCCCTCCCTCAACCCCCAAGCCGCCCTGCCGATCCCCAGTGAGCCCGAAGTGTGGCCGCCCTGCCAAGGCCCTACGGTGCGTCACCTGGAGCTGGTGCTCAGCGGCGCGTACAGCGATCTGCTGCCGGAAATGGTGCAGCTCATGGTCCAGCACGGCTGGCGCGCTCCCGAGAACACGCTGCCAGACCTGCTGGAGCAGGGCCGCAACAACAGCCCGCTGCGAGAGGAGCTGCTGCACGTGGTTGGCAAGCGGGGGCGATGGCTAGCCGCCCAAAATCCCCAGTGGGAGTACGCAGCCGCAGACTGGAGCGGCCTGGAGGCGAACACATTGCCGCCAGATCTAGTTCAGGTCTGGGCCGCGAGCAATCGCACCACCCGGCAGATGCTGCTGCGGCTCTGGCGGTCCCAGGCTCCCAATCTGGCGCGCGAGCACCTGGCCGCTCACTGGGGCGCTGAAATGGCTCGCGATCGCGCCAAGCTGCTCGAAACCCTCCAGGTGGGCCTGTCTCCCGAGGATGAGGGCTTCCTGGAAGCAGCCCTAGACGATCGCAGCAAAGACGTGCGACGGGTCGCGGCAGACCTGCTGGTGCGGCTGCCGGGGTCGGCCTTCTGTCACCGCATGGTGGAGCGGGGGCGATCGCACCTCCGCCTGACGCTCGGGGGCGATCGCCCCCAGATCGCGGTCACTCCGCCCACCGCCTGCGGCCCCGACCTCCAGCGCGAGGGCCTCGACCCCAAGCCCCCCAGCGGCAAGGGCGAGAAGGCCTGGTGGCTCCAGCAGCTGGTGGGCAGCCTTCCCCTGACCTTCTGGAGCCAGAGCGCGCCGCCGGTGGCCATCGTCAGCGCCCTGCTCGACCACGACTGGCAAGGCCCGCTTTTGACGGGGTTAGCCTTGGCGGCGGAGCGCCAGGGCAGCGCCGCCTGGGCCGAAGCCCTGCTCACGGGGGCAGGCGATCGCCTCGATGCCACCCAAACCGCCGGACTGGCCGAAGTGCTGCCGAGCGATCGCCGAGAAGCTTGGCTAATGCAGCGGTTTGAGAGCACCCCGGCCAGTCCCGACGCCGACAACGCCCACTTCCTGTGGGCGGCCCAGTACCGCCGCGACTGGAGTGCTGGCTTTAGCCGCCAAATCATCGCCCGCATGGCCCACTACATCCAGCACGTCGAGCACACTCACTGGGAAATGCGGATGACCCTGCCAAAATTCGCCCGCTTCATGGCGCCCGACGCTGAGGTGATCGCCGATGCCCTGACCTTGGTGACAGCGGCGGAGGGGCGCTCTGACGGTTACTGGATCGAGCCAATGCAAAACTTTGTGGCCATGCTCCAGTTTCGCCAAGAGATGCACCACGCCTTTGGCGATCGCCCCTAG
- a CDS encoding SWIM zinc finger domain-containing protein: protein MVSWTAEQILALSPDASSTKNGKGLASLQKWSGLGRAEDIIWGECKGSGKDPYRTQIDCQEPAFRCSCPSRKFPCKHALGLFLLLASQASAFAETDPPPWVAEWIQARSQQAVKKAEKQQKAATVDPAAQAKRVEKREAKIRAGLEDLTLWMHDLIRQGLGSVQSQPYAFWDGPAARLVDAQAPGLARRLKELAGIAHSGTGWTERLLAELGQLYLLVVGYQRLEAHPAPLQADLRTLVGWTQNQEELLAIAAEPDSGAESCQDVWQVLGKQVEEEERQMKVQRVWLWGQTSDRPVLVLSFAHGNSPLDTSLVPGSQIEAEVVFYPSNYPLRGVIKARQGELQALTAMAGHTSIADAIAHYGQAIARNPWLEQFPLRLEQVIPFQDDGTWWLRDAGGTVAQLSPRFIRPWHLLAFSGGHPVAVFGEWNGSVLMPLSTWAHGQFWQC from the coding sequence ATGGTGAGCTGGACCGCAGAACAGATTTTGGCCCTTTCGCCCGACGCAAGCTCGACCAAAAACGGCAAGGGACTTGCCAGTTTGCAGAAGTGGAGCGGCTTGGGCAGGGCGGAGGATATCATCTGGGGCGAGTGCAAGGGCAGCGGCAAAGACCCCTACCGCACCCAGATCGACTGTCAAGAGCCAGCCTTCCGCTGTAGCTGCCCCAGCCGCAAGTTTCCGTGTAAACACGCACTTGGGCTGTTTTTATTGTTAGCCAGTCAGGCCTCTGCCTTTGCGGAGACCGACCCGCCGCCCTGGGTGGCGGAGTGGATCCAGGCGCGATCGCAGCAAGCGGTCAAAAAAGCCGAAAAGCAGCAGAAAGCCGCCACCGTCGACCCTGCTGCCCAGGCGAAACGGGTTGAAAAGCGGGAAGCCAAGATTCGGGCTGGCCTCGAGGACCTGACGCTGTGGATGCATGACCTGATTCGTCAGGGCCTGGGCAGCGTCCAGAGCCAGCCCTACGCCTTTTGGGACGGGCCAGCGGCGCGGCTGGTGGATGCCCAGGCCCCGGGCCTGGCGCGGCGGCTCAAAGAACTGGCCGGAATCGCCCACTCGGGGACGGGCTGGACCGAGCGGCTGCTGGCAGAGCTGGGCCAGCTGTATTTGCTGGTGGTGGGGTATCAGCGCCTTGAGGCGCACCCAGCGCCGCTGCAGGCCGACCTGCGGACGCTGGTGGGCTGGACCCAGAACCAGGAGGAGCTGCTGGCGATCGCCGCTGAGCCAGACTCGGGAGCCGAGAGCTGTCAGGACGTATGGCAGGTGCTGGGCAAGCAGGTTGAGGAAGAGGAGCGGCAAATGAAGGTGCAGCGGGTGTGGCTCTGGGGCCAAACCAGCGATCGCCCGGTGCTAGTTTTGAGCTTTGCCCACGGCAACTCTCCCCTGGACACCAGTCTGGTGCCGGGTTCTCAGATCGAGGCGGAGGTGGTGTTTTATCCCAGCAACTACCCCCTGCGCGGCGTGATCAAGGCCCGCCAGGGCGAATTGCAAGCCCTGACGGCCATGGCGGGCCACACGTCCATTGCCGATGCGATCGCCCACTACGGTCAGGCGATCGCCCGCAACCCCTGGCTTGAGCAGTTTCCCCTCCGCCTGGAGCAGGTGATTCCCTTCCAGGACGACGGCACCTGGTGGCTGCGGGATGCCGGAGGCACCGTGGCGCAGCTCAGCCCCCGCTTCATCCGTCCGTGGCACCTGTTGGCCTTTAGCGGCGGCCATCCCGTCGCCGTTTTTGGCGAGTGGAACGGGTCGGTCTTGATGCCCCTGAGCACCTGGGCCCACGGACAGTTTTGGCAATGTTAG
- a CDS encoding LCP family protein has protein sequence MSNPSRPSPKPKPARRWLLWSCLFLITASASATVGAIAALLVPHPGVGPTENSTAVAERDGTQFGLQYRITRPVNLLIMGIDRVPEAQPGTPEMLAGRSDTMLLVRVEPRKKNLSILSIPRDTQVNIPDVGIAKINYANEVGGPELAARVVSRTLHEVSVDRYLRFNTNALRELVDLLGGVEVFVPERMEYVDQTQKLTIDLEEGWQTLNGDQAEQFARFRHDGNGDIGRVQRQQALVKAIQQRMTSPSVLPRLPKIIQVMQQYIDTNLSLEEILALANFGLKIENQSDIRMVMLPGRFSGPNEFVASYWLMDPEGRDRVMSQYFGQSAIARDDFLGQEGDRDFDTLRIAVQNATGRPEVAEKVADYLWDQGIRNVYIIQDWPDDLRQTQIIVQQGDLDGAKALKRMLGFGAVEAASVGDINSDLTIRVGDDWLESPSADLPSATKASAN, from the coding sequence ATGAGCAATCCTTCCCGTCCCTCCCCCAAGCCCAAACCCGCACGCCGCTGGCTGCTGTGGAGCTGTTTATTTTTGATCACGGCTTCGGCCTCGGCAACGGTAGGGGCGATCGCCGCTCTGTTGGTGCCCCACCCGGGGGTTGGCCCGACCGAAAACTCGACGGCGGTCGCTGAGCGCGATGGCACGCAGTTTGGCTTGCAGTACCGCATCACGCGCCCCGTCAATCTTCTGATCATGGGAATCGACCGCGTGCCAGAGGCTCAGCCCGGCACTCCTGAGATGCTCGCTGGCCGCAGCGACACGATGCTGCTGGTCCGCGTAGAGCCCCGCAAGAAGAACTTGAGCATTTTGTCGATTCCTCGTGACACCCAGGTCAATATCCCAGATGTGGGCATTGCCAAGATCAACTATGCCAATGAGGTTGGCGGCCCGGAGCTGGCGGCTCGGGTCGTGAGCCGCACTCTGCATGAGGTGTCCGTCGATCGCTATCTGCGCTTCAACACCAATGCCCTGCGCGAGCTGGTGGACCTGCTGGGCGGCGTCGAGGTGTTTGTGCCGGAGCGCATGGAGTATGTCGATCAGACCCAAAAACTGACCATCGACTTGGAAGAGGGCTGGCAGACCCTCAACGGCGACCAGGCGGAGCAGTTTGCCCGCTTTCGTCATGACGGCAATGGCGATATTGGCCGAGTGCAGCGCCAGCAGGCTTTGGTGAAGGCGATCCAGCAGCGGATGACGAGCCCCAGCGTGCTGCCCCGCCTGCCCAAGATTATTCAGGTGATGCAGCAGTACATCGACACCAATCTCTCGCTGGAAGAAATCTTGGCCTTGGCCAATTTTGGTCTCAAGATCGAGAATCAAAGCGATATTCGCATGGTGATGCTGCCGGGGCGTTTCAGCGGTCCCAACGAGTTTGTGGCGAGCTACTGGCTGATGGATCCGGAGGGCCGCGATCGCGTGATGTCCCAGTACTTTGGCCAGAGCGCGATCGCCCGCGATGACTTCCTCGGCCAAGAGGGCGATCGCGACTTCGACACCCTGCGCATCGCCGTCCAGAACGCGACGGGACGACCAGAAGTGGCTGAAAAGGTAGCAGATTACCTCTGGGATCAAGGCATTCGCAACGTCTACATCATCCAGGACTGGCCCGACGATCTGCGCCAGACGCAGATCATCGTGCAGCAGGGAGACCTCGACGGCGCGAAGGCCCTCAAGCGAATGCTGGGCTTTGGCGCCGTTGAAGCGGCGTCTGTTGGCGACATCAACTCTGACCTGACGATCCGGGTGGGAGACGACTGGCTCGAAAGCCCCTCTGCGGACCTCCCGAGCGCCACGAAAGCCTCAGCAAACTAG